The DNA window GAAGTTCGCTGTAAATATACTTGCCCCCCTATTTTGTTGAAGACTTGTTCCATTGCTTGTTTGGTTTTTTTTAGCAATTTCTGTTGATCAGATTTTAAACAATCAGAATTTATTAAATTGTCTGAACATGATATATTTACAGTTTTATTTTGGTTTACAATTTGATTAACATTATTAACCTGTAAATTGCCTATATTACTATGACAAAAAGCATTTTGTTCTATTTGTTCACCATCAAATGATTCGGTCATGATAATTGTCTAATTTTTATTTAATCAAGCAAAGATGAATAAAAGGCTAATGAAGGAGTCATTATTATTTTAACTTTATCAATCATAAAATTTGATTACTTCCAAATGAGTATAGGCAATAATCAAAATCTTTTTCTACAATTAAAAGAGAGTTTTATTAGATAAAAAATAATGACAATGGGATTAGAAACGATCGCCTCATCAGTTATGACAGCTTTGATAGCTAAAACACAAGAAAAAGCGATCGACAAATTGATAGATGTTAGTTTTGATAAAGCGGGTGAAATAATTAAAGCAATTTATCAAAATGTCAAGGGAAAACTACAACAAGCTGGTTCAGTTTTTTTATTAGAAAGAGCAGAAAATCAACCGACTGAAGGGAATCAGGAGATATTAGAAGCTGAAATAATCAATCAAATGAAAAATGACGAAACATTTGCTCAAACATTAGAAAGATTAGTCACGCAATTAAATTCTGAATTACCAGATTTTCAGAGTGTTTTAGAAAACGCATTAATTGAAGAAGAGATAGAAACAGGGAAGATAACAATAGAAAATGAAGGTAAACCTCAAGGTAAACAAATTCTTGGTAAAGGCTTAAAAGTTGGTGGAAAAGCTAAATTTGGTGATATTACTATCACAAATAAATCTCATATATAGCAATCAGGAATAAAATGTGATACGTGTTAAAAGCCGTTAAGAACTTTTCTTATTTACTAACAAATAAGGAAATGGGCATCCCGTACCTAATGGTAATCAAGATATTAAGATCATTATACTTAGCTTATTCTTTCAAAAATTAATATAATTACCGCTGCCCTCATTTAGCCTTAAACAAAGATACTTCTGAGTAGTAGTAATAGAACTATGTCCCAAACTCTGTTGTAATAAAGATAAATCACAACCCCCCTTAATTGCCTCCGTGGCATGACTATGGCGTAACCAATGACAAGATAAATTTTCATTTAACCCTGCCTTTTTCGCTACTTTCTTGAGCATATAATGAGCGGTATTACGTCTCAAGGGGATATTGTGCTCAGAAGCCGTAAATAAATAATCTATGCCCTTTTTCCTCAACACCTGTAACTCTTGCCAAAGGGAAGGAATAACCAATACCGTTCTTTGGCGATTACCTTTACCAATGATGGTTAAATTAACCATTTCACCATCCACCCTAAAATTAGTCCATTGTAAATTAATTGTTTCGCTAACCCTTAACCCTAACCCGAACATTACCTTAATCAACAACTTATCTCTTATTCCCGTAGTGTGGCTCATTAAGTTTTTTATATCATCAACAGTCAATAATTTTTGAGAAATATTATCATTCACCTTGGGATTATCTACCATTGCCGCAGGATTTAGGGGTAAATAACCCGTTTTGACGCAGTAAGAAAAAAGACTTTTAATGATCATCAACTTTACCTTGACAGTTGACAGTTTCTGGTTTCTTAACTTGAGAGAGCGCAGATAATCTTGAATATCCTCGATCATAATCTGGGATAAATCCTTACCCGTAAACTGCAAAAATTGCTCGATCGTACAGCTATATTGTCGTTGGGTATGAATAGACTGCTTATTAGTCAACCAACTTAAAACTATTTGCGAATCATTCGAGGCGCGAGTTAATTTAGAGGACAGCATCATAATGCCTCCAAAACCATTAGGATAAACTAATTATTATACCAGTGATGGACAATAGTGTAAGTAATGGTCAATCTACAAGCAAAAAATAATTAGATGTAGCTCAAAATTTTAGTTCAAAAATGGCTTGAAACACCGTTGCTGATAAGTGATTTAGCTTAAATCCCCACACCTATTGTAAGGCTCGTTACTTCCCTTGAAGTAAAAAGCATTTCTTTGAATTGTTACCGACACTATATTTTTAATTCACTGTAGGTAGTTCACGTTTTTACATCATCATCTATACCCTCAAAAACCATTGCACTAACATTAATAGATAAATCTGCTAGACGATCGTCAAATAAGGGTGAGACTGCCCATAAAAGCCTAGAAGCCATATAATAAGGCAATTCTAAACCTTTTACTACTTCTAAAAATCCACTTACTCCCTTTTCTTTAATGTTGTCCATAACTATTTTAATTAGGTGTTGTGGATTGTCTTTCATTTGGTATTCTGACCAATGAATTTCACCCCCCGTTTTGTCAACTTCTCCTATATAAGACTTTAATAGGGAAAGTTGACAAAATATAAATTCTTTCCAAGTGAGTCCTAACCCTTTCACTGCCTTACTTATAGCCTGTTTTGTTAAGTTTAGGGC is part of the Geminocystis sp. NIES-3709 genome and encodes:
- a CDS encoding tyrosine-type recombinase/integrase produces the protein MMLSSKLTRASNDSQIVLSWLTNKQSIHTQRQYSCTIEQFLQFTGKDLSQIMIEDIQDYLRSLKLRNQKLSTVKVKLMIIKSLFSYCVKTGYLPLNPAAMVDNPKVNDNISQKLLTVDDIKNLMSHTTGIRDKLLIKVMFGLGLRVSETINLQWTNFRVDGEMVNLTIIGKGNRQRTVLVIPSLWQELQVLRKKGIDYLFTASEHNIPLRRNTAHYMLKKVAKKAGLNENLSCHWLRHSHATEAIKGGCDLSLLQQSLGHSSITTTQKYLCLRLNEGSGNYINF